The following coding sequences are from one Streptomyces venezuelae window:
- a CDS encoding FG-GAP repeat domain-containing protein: MLRKRSRLIAAPVAAVALTLTVAGYQANAAGTSGQDETGRSAGKTTRAAAAPCLSDATTLLGDLDGDGRPDKIANPGLDGTKTTVQWGAADGTFGTKQNVGKLVGVKRGEVATAAVADFQGDGKLDLVVNIVEPSGVDDPATARVADYRPGPLKRAGLSSTRTRHLDIGDASEAKELRIADYGHDAYPDLAILGNAGDGVWERNVRLSKANSGPGAYNQEHEEKYGAWGTPAEPPSMPGDGWKHFFTSCS; this comes from the coding sequence ATGCTTCGCAAGCGTTCACGTCTGATCGCCGCCCCGGTCGCGGCGGTCGCCCTGACCCTCACCGTGGCCGGTTACCAGGCCAACGCGGCAGGGACGTCGGGCCAGGACGAAACGGGCCGGTCCGCCGGCAAGACCACACGGGCCGCGGCGGCCCCCTGCCTTTCCGACGCCACGACCCTGCTCGGCGACCTCGACGGCGACGGCCGCCCGGACAAGATCGCGAACCCGGGGCTCGACGGCACGAAGACGACGGTCCAATGGGGGGCCGCCGACGGCACGTTCGGCACGAAGCAGAACGTCGGCAAGCTGGTCGGCGTGAAGCGGGGCGAGGTCGCGACCGCGGCGGTCGCCGACTTCCAGGGCGACGGCAAGCTGGACCTGGTCGTCAACATCGTCGAGCCGTCCGGCGTCGACGACCCCGCGACGGCCCGCGTCGCCGACTACCGGCCCGGACCGCTCAAGCGCGCCGGCCTGTCCTCCACGCGCACCCGCCACCTGGACATCGGCGACGCCAGTGAGGCCAAGGAGCTCCGGATCGCCGACTACGGCCACGACGCGTACCCGGACCTCGCGATCCTCGGCAACGCCGGTGACGGCGTGTGGGAGCGCAACGTACGCCTCTCGAAGGCGAACAGCGGTCCGGGCGCCTACAACCAGGAACACGAGGAGAAGTACGGCGCGTGGGGCACCCCGGCCGAGCCGCCCTCCATGCCCGGCGACGGCTGGAAGCACTTCTTCACGTCGTGCTCCTGA
- a CDS encoding helix-turn-helix transcriptional regulator, protein MPKDRRVRVSVTAPDPISREGVVSQLRRHPDVEVCGDAASASVTLFVEDTLDEAALTRLRRAVRGEGARAVLVTGAVREHELLDVIECGVGAIVWRREATAHRLAQAVLTTARGGGDLPTDLLGQLIGQVRRLHQGGPDQPGFILSFTKREVDVVRLVAEGFDTSEIAQKLAYSERTVKNVMHGLTTRLHLRNRAHVVAYALREGYI, encoded by the coding sequence GTGCCCAAGGACCGGCGGGTCCGCGTGTCCGTCACCGCCCCCGACCCCATCAGCCGCGAGGGCGTCGTCAGCCAACTGCGCCGCCACCCCGACGTCGAGGTCTGCGGCGACGCCGCGTCCGCCTCGGTCACCCTGTTCGTCGAGGACACCCTCGACGAGGCGGCGCTCACCCGGCTGCGGCGCGCCGTCCGCGGCGAGGGCGCCCGAGCCGTGCTCGTCACCGGAGCGGTCCGCGAGCACGAGCTCCTGGACGTCATCGAATGCGGTGTCGGAGCCATCGTCTGGCGCCGCGAGGCCACCGCGCACCGGCTCGCGCAGGCGGTCCTGACGACCGCCCGGGGCGGCGGCGACCTGCCCACGGACCTGCTCGGCCAGCTCATCGGCCAGGTACGGCGCCTCCACCAGGGCGGCCCCGATCAGCCGGGGTTCATCCTGAGCTTCACCAAGCGCGAGGTGGACGTGGTGCGCCTGGTGGCCGAGGGGTTCGACACCTCGGAGATCGCACAGAAGCTGGCGTACTCCGAACGCACCGTCAAGAACGTCATGCACGGCCTCACCACGCGCCTGCACCTGCGCAACCGCGCGCACGTGGTGGCCTACGCCCTGCGTGAGGGCTACATCTGA
- a CDS encoding hydrolase has protein sequence MSLWTSLEPASVTVDPGSTTTVQLRVRNTGDIVDAYRFDPVGDLASWTTVEPPVLRLYPGTTGTVQLTFAPPRTPDARAGAHPYAVRITPTENAGAVVVTEGTVTVNPFTEVRAELVPPTVKGWFRGRPQLAVDNAGNTTVTASLGGNDTGDTLSYDIQPGNVQIEPGRAAFVKATLRPRQIIWFGSKQEQPYSLGVRRSGTEPLNVDGTFVQRGILPGWLAGTLGLVLAVTIAFVTIWLTYRPEMRTVAKEKPQESGAIAPASPSPPAEKAPPPKEDEETEPPAESDKGGAQEPEGDGGGGEEEAPDERTAADAVNELGEGRHICYRAYVGDAWQEPVCDGAEAGAPGQDTPIKSLNIAVSGTQGVTGTGAFVGEGWREGIPWSDAEDGEDMFFGSTESADPALQGFTYKVNDGSVCSDPFVTGRDWMGEVCTDPGQWKYHGSPMELNQSLEGVRFTV, from the coding sequence GTGAGCCTTTGGACCTCCCTCGAACCCGCCTCCGTGACCGTCGACCCCGGCAGCACCACCACGGTGCAGCTGCGGGTGCGCAACACCGGTGACATCGTCGACGCGTACCGGTTCGACCCGGTCGGCGACCTCGCGTCCTGGACCACCGTGGAACCGCCCGTGCTGCGGCTGTATCCGGGGACGACCGGCACGGTGCAGCTGACCTTCGCACCGCCGCGCACACCGGACGCGAGAGCCGGCGCGCATCCGTACGCGGTGCGCATCACCCCGACGGAGAACGCGGGCGCCGTCGTCGTCACCGAGGGGACCGTCACCGTCAACCCGTTCACCGAGGTGCGCGCCGAGCTGGTGCCGCCGACGGTGAAGGGATGGTTCCGTGGCCGCCCGCAACTGGCGGTGGACAACGCCGGCAACACCACCGTCACCGCGTCGCTCGGCGGCAACGACACCGGCGACACGCTGTCGTACGACATCCAGCCAGGCAACGTACAGATCGAGCCGGGCCGTGCGGCGTTCGTGAAGGCGACGCTGCGGCCCCGGCAGATCATCTGGTTCGGCTCGAAGCAGGAGCAGCCCTACTCGTTGGGCGTGCGCCGCTCCGGCACCGAACCGCTGAACGTCGACGGCACGTTCGTGCAGCGCGGCATCCTGCCGGGCTGGCTGGCCGGCACACTCGGCCTGGTCCTGGCCGTGACCATCGCGTTCGTGACGATCTGGCTGACGTACCGTCCGGAGATGCGGACCGTGGCGAAGGAGAAGCCGCAGGAGTCCGGCGCGATCGCCCCGGCCAGCCCGTCCCCGCCGGCCGAGAAGGCGCCGCCGCCCAAGGAGGACGAGGAGACCGAGCCTCCCGCGGAGTCCGACAAGGGCGGCGCGCAGGAGCCCGAGGGCGACGGAGGAGGCGGCGAGGAGGAGGCGCCCGACGAGAGGACGGCCGCCGACGCGGTGAACGAACTCGGGGAGGGCCGCCACATCTGCTATCGCGCCTATGTGGGCGATGCCTGGCAGGAGCCCGTGTGCGACGGCGCGGAGGCGGGCGCGCCCGGACAGGACACGCCCATCAAGTCGCTCAACATCGCCGTGTCCGGCACGCAGGGCGTCACCGGCACCGGCGCCTTCGTCGGCGAGGGCTGGCGCGAGGGCATCCCGTGGTCGGACGCGGAGGACGGCGAGGACATGTTCTTCGGCAGCACAGAGAGCGCCGACCCCGCCTTGCAGGGCTTCACCTACAAGGTCAACGACGGGTCGGTGTGCAGCGACCCCTTCGTGACGGGCAGGGACTGGATGGGCGAGGTCTGCACCGACCCCGGCCAGTGGAAGTACCACGGGAGCCCGATGGAGCTGAACCAGTCGCTCGAAGGGGTCCGGTTCACCGTCTGA